GAGTTCTTTGACCATAGTCAAGGCTAACAGCCAATTTTTACATCTCATTTATGAACTCAGGAATCAGCACTTCTGTGGGCACTGCtacacagcagctcctcagctgcccGCAATGGCTGTCAGGGAGGGGATGTGGTGTCACTGCATTTGGTGGCCTGGGGCTCtagcagcacacacagacctCATTCCAATGCAACCACTTCTGTGTAGGCCAATCCTTTCTGTAGGTGAGATACATGTGAAATACACCTGATTAGGCAGCTGTCATTTGTGGGCCCTTTTAATGCCATAGGTGCCTAACATTCCCAGTATGGATACTGGGTGTGAACTTCACTCTATCGATGTCACCAATTTTGTTTCCTGCACGCCTGTTATTGCCTTCACACCATGGTATTTTGCCAGGCTGGTAGCTGTTCCTGTGGCAAAACCTTCCAGCCTAGACAAGCCCTAGAAGCTTAGAGTGTTTCATTTCTTTCGAGGCAGTTACACAACAGGCCTCAAGCTCCCTGCCAAATGCTGGTTTTTAACAAAGTTGGCACTGGGGATGTAAGCCAAGCATCACAAACCTGTAAAGCAGATGAGTACATGTTAGTCAGTGAATGACAGAGTAGATCAGCCAGGAAGTTTCAAACTGCATCAGGCTAGAGCCTGACTTTGCTAATGCTTTCTACTTCCTACTCCTACTTTTATCCTAAGATCAGATAACGAGTAGCAGTTTTTCTTTGTAACAATTCATTAATCAGAGAAATGATCCTTGCTGGTGTTTAGATGTTTTACTTAATTTGGTACTTCTGGCCTGCTGCCCCAGTAGTgccaaaattattatttctcacCCAGCAGGTGATAAATAACAGCTTCAGTCATGATTAATACCATGAATTTCTCAACCTGACTAATGCAAAAACTTCAAACCTGCAGAACAAGTGGGTGCTAATTGTTGTGAGAGCCATTGGAGCTGCACTCTGCTTATAAAGAAAGAAAGCCACAGGAAATGAAGTGTTTTCTAGCAGCACAGCTGATCCTAAGAGGCATCATTAagtgcagctcagcagcattCTCCATGTGTAAGGCTATGCTAGCCTCTTTTTTTCCACAACACTGAGCTTTAAGTACATTTAAGAGGCAGGAGATTGCcaggttgtttttctttccctagggaggaaaaggagaaataaaacaaaaggcagagaaaagagcAGTTTAATATCTCATTAACACCACTCAGTACtaaaatttttttaactgatatGTGAAAAGTGATAGATCCTAGCAAAAGCTGCTCCCACCAAAACCCCTTCACATGTCTCCCTTGAAATCTCATCACATAATAAAAGGCAACATCAAGAGGCTACCCAGTCAAGGAGAACTCGCTTCAAGGAGAACTTGCTTCAGAGAGGGACAGGAAAACCAGAAGATCAGGGAGGACTGTGAGCTGGAAACAATGATCCAATATTATAAATTAGCCTGTGGCTGAGACCCTGGCCACTTTCAAATCACCAGCTGGTTTGTTACAGCCTGTGGTGGAGTAGGGTGGTTGCTCCTTTTCCTGTGCTGTACTTAAGAGTGGACAGGGCACACAGGATCCACAGTCTAGCTGTGTGTACAGTGCTGTGCTGATCACGCCAATAAGACCTTCACATGTGGAACTGGCACTTTGTATATTTCTGATAGGAGCAGACACCAAAATCCAGCAAGGACATGAGCAGAGAACTCTGCTGAGGGGGGGTCTGTGCTGAGCAAGATTAGTCCACTCCACAGTCCCAAAGAAACATCTTAGGAATGGAGAAGCAGTCCTGTTTTCACCAGGACTTCCCCAATTGTTTTAGCTCCATCAGGTGAAGAAAGTGTCTGCTACTTTCCAATTTGAGCACATGCCTATGAAGCTAATTACTTGTGGAAGGAAAAGACTATAAGAAGCAAACCACAATGGTCAGGTGATTTGTACTGAGACTCAATTATGTCTGTTCACTTGTAGCTCTGAGAGCTTTTGTGACTGTGTGCTGTTTTGGTTGGGTAACTCCTGCACTCCCTTGTAGGGCATATTTAGAAGGTGAATGAGAATCCATGGTACAGTTGcttctgacatttttttctgttagaaaCCTAAATATTGTCTTACTTTGGGGAAACTTTAGAAGTTCCAGCTATCCCTCTTCACTCAAAAATAGCTGTAAGAACTTTGTAATTTTGAGCCTGAAAAGCTAGGAAAGAAAACCATCAACCATCATCCCCAGTGTCCTACTATGTGATACAAACCATAGGCCTTCCTGGCCTGATTCCTGTctggtgcagcagctgtgctttaGTCATGGGAGATTTCCTAGAAACACCCACAACTCAAGAGTAAAATTCTCACAGACTGCACATGCACAGCCTTGTCTACTAGAGGGCCACTCAGACCACCAGAAAGCCCTCGCTACTTTGCCTCGGAGAAGGCAGCTCAGCGTCCTTGCTCAATCCTCTTGCAAGAAAGGCTATGGGgttggggttggtttgggggtttttccgCCTTTGTTTCATTGCTGGTGTTGTTAGAacttttcattccctttcctgagctgtgcccagcatTTCAGCAGCAATCTGCTTAAGTGTCCTTTGTAGGACTGCAGCTTCACTGAGTTAAAGCACAGCTTGCCAAGCAAGCATTGGTCCTTGGAGCTCAGCCCAGTCTGCTCCACAGCACCAGTCATGCTACCAATGTCACTTTAAAAAGCATAATGTTTTCTTGTATTTATGAAGTACAAAGTCTGTCATTTGGCTAGGATTTTAATAGCTAGTTTCAACATGGGTAGCAAAGCCAAGATTTTCCTTCTAAGTTTAGATATCACCTAGAAAGAGGTGCAGCCGCAACTACAAACCAGCTATGTAGCAAATATGCCATACAGAAAGAATCCTCTTCAGTCAAAGAAGTAAGGAATGctcttttccatttaaatgaaattatcaAAGTCATGCACGAGGAATGAGGGGTGGTTAAATTTTCAGAAACTTCAGTGTAACTTGAGAGCTCAGTCTCTGCTTGTCCTCTCACTTCAATATTGAAGACTTGATGTGATTTGCCTGTCTCTGTATCCTTAAGTAGAGTCTGAGTAGCTCAGGTGGATTTACACAAACTTTGTTTGCAAGAGATCAGTATCTTTTGCCCAACCACTtccacagcatttattttctagatGAGACATTCAAAGCAGGTTAATGCATATcgctctgtggggtttttttactgctCTGGAGTTATAAAGCTCACTGTATGCTACTGCACAAAATCTGCAATAACTTGCTGTTCAGCATTCAAGGTGTTGTATTACCAGAGCTTGCTCTGCCTCACCTTGCCAGAATACAAAAAGTTTCATTCAATGCTGTTTCAAAGCAATTGCTGAAATTTGGCTACAAGGTGGCTAATAGCACCTAAGCCTTGAAAGAGGAGGAACACATGCCCACCTGCACTTTTTCAGACCAATAAAAATTAATAGGTAGGTTTAGAAATCCATTAATAAATTAGTCCTGTAGTTCAGTCTACAAGTAGCAGAATTGTGAAAACATCAGAAGCTAGCTTAAAATTTTTCCTTGTGAATAGCAAGAGGGTAAAAGACCAGTTTAATTACCCTGGATTAAGATACTTGAGCTTTCACACAGGATTTCCCTATCACCACGGCATGCTAACTTTAGTCTGAGTGCTCAAAGTAGCATGTATCACAATATTCTCtccaaacttaaaaaaaaaaaagcaagtttgAAAGAAATGTCTGGGTTCTCAGCTACCAACTGGTTTGATAGTGGAAATGGTCACTAAGCAATCAAGAGCTGATGGGGTTTAGTTTAAAAAGGTATTCAACATAGAGACATGTGAAATTTTAAGACTGAAATGCAGGACCAGGGCAATCTGCCTCTCCTGGCAAGAGTGGTTTGATGAAAGACCAAGACACCCTTATACACTGATACTTAGTGGATTTGACTGCAGTAGAACTTAAGACTGTTATATCAAAAAAACAGGCAGTAAGAAttcagctctgttttccagTCCAGCTGGCAAGAATGGCTCCCCACAAAAGCAGTGAGCAAGCAGGAGTGGTTCAGGAGCCTGTCATGGGAGATGCAGCCAGTCCAAGGCATGCAACTGCTTTCTGCTCAGTTtttaggagagaaagaaatggcaGCCAAAACCTCATGACCATTGTATAACCATTTATAACCTGTGTTATAAAGTGTTATAAGTGCTCTGACACTGAAGCATATAATCAAATGGACATATTTCAAAGTAAGAACACAATGGTTCCAACAAGTCAAACAGCCTGAGCTggttcccagctgtgcccatgaCTTCCTGAGTGCACAAGGTTTGTTTCTGCCACCAGCATGTTCCTGGTGGTGCTTTTGGAAAAACATCACGTTCAACTGACACAGCAGAACAGAGTAGTACCACATAATGCACTCAAAATAATACTAGTCAGATCAATCCTTACCTACACACAAGAACTCTCCCTTGGAAAGTTCCAAGTTGCCAGAGTTTTTGGAGCACCACAGTGATATTTCTTTGTTTACTTTTGTATCATTGTGGCTACGTGTACCAAGAAAAATGCGGAGGCAGAAGGACCAAGACATGCCAGCCACAGGCTCACAGTGACTCCTTTTTCTATGAGAACCACATCTGGTAGATAGATCAAAGTTCAGAAGCAATGTCAACATACTGGAAGTGGAAACAGTGAGGCAGACACTTACCTAGCAAATAAGTTTCTTAAATAAATTGCAGAAAAAGCTGGGGATTAAAAGTGGGAAactacatgaagaaaaaaaattataatcaaaAAACCAAAGATGAATGAGAGATAAAAGCAGAGGCAAGACACACACAAGATGAAGAACTGACAGCCAGAAGGTACTTTGACACAAAAATAGAAACTGACTGAATAAGATCACATTAATTGTGTGCTACAGAGCTCCAAGACATTTTTTTCACCCAATTTCTGAATAAATTTTAGCTGAGGCAGACAAACATTAAGATCTCTAATGCATACTTTCATTCCCAGCCTAGTAATTCTAACTAGTTCACAACTTTCTTCCAAGTGTCCTGTCAAAAGGATCCCACTTGTGAActacacagaaattaaatttagcaAAAGAGGCATTTAGAAAGATCAGAGATCAactttcagtgttttattttttgaaacagATACAATATTTTCCCAAGGTCACTTTACAGTAGGTGGCATACAGGCTATTAAAATGGAAACACTCATACAGACATTTCAGCTTAAATGTGCACAGTATATTCTACAACACAAAACctgtatttaacattttttcttgctCCAGAATGATTTGGCAGCTTCAAAAAGCTAACACACATTTCCATTCTCAAAATCAATTTATTGAGCAATGATAAACCCAAAACTGCAATGTGATCCAACCCAAGCACCATGCTTATCTCAGCAAGGGCCTCTTGGAAGATCGGGCTGCAATTGTAGAGCTGTCTTTCTCATGACCCTCAAAGTACTGCTGCTCTATTCGCCGGCAAAACGCTGTGAGGTTACTGTAGTTCTTCACTTTTTCAGAGAGTTCATCAGTGATTAGTTGAGTAGTAAGGATTGTGAACAGATGTCCAAACACCAGAGCATCTAATTCAGTTGgactagggggaaaaaaaaaaaatcaaccaaaccaGAATTTTGGAAGAGAAGAAGACAAGTATTTTGGAAGACAAGTCCTGATCAAGAAAAGAACCGTGCTGTTCTGAGTAACCTTTAGCTAGCCATGCAGTCTAAGAACTGGGATGAAATCAAGCAAGGCTAAACCAAATGTATGAAATCTGTGTGCAGGGTATATTAAGAACCCTGCTTGTTCTCAGGATGGCATTTTCCTTGCTTTAGGGAGTTTGGAAATGTAGAAATAACATCTCTTAGATCAGACAGACTTACTGATCTAGTTTCAAACCATGCTCCACCTTGTAGTCCTGTAACAAGGGCAAATGCTGATCAGGTGTTTTGTggctcttctttttcttctgcagatgTGTGTTAAGAAATCCAACAATTATCtcacaaggggaaaaaaaaagggagatgaATGGAAGCTTATGACCCCCGttccttttttttgtgctcTGCAACAGTTTGGAACTATTTAACTAACAAAAAAGGGAgttccatggtggcagcagctggaaccATCCCTTTTCTGAAAGGGGattacacagaagaaaacaggtaTTTTGGGAATGTTTTAGGTATGATGACCCTTCTGACCTTGGACCTTTGAGTAGTCCATGTATGTAAGTAGTCATACATGGATGTAAGTAGTCAtgtaaaaagaattttttttcaaatctattAATAACTTCAGAGTCCCCCTTTACTAACATTCAAAGCCACAATGCAGAGAAGTAACCAAATGCTGCCATTTGATGACATCTCTCTGTTCAAATGCACTAAACTGAAATCCAGACCTGAGCATTTCTAGACTGATCTAGAGGAGACAAGATCACACAGGAGACAAGAGGGAGCTAATATGATGTTATTTAAGTCTGTAACATTTCCAAAATTGTGAATtattggagagaaaaaaaaattagaagagcATATTGCAATTGAAAGAAACTGGTGAGATCAAAGGACATTCCATGGAGGtcaagtaatttcttttttctctcctggcaATGTGAATCTTGTTTTTCACTTTGCATTTAGTTCTTTGTGGATAAACTACCTTCTACCCCAGTTCTTAGAACTCACAGGCACCCTCATGCTAATTCAGTTCATTCAGAACTGCTTCTCATGTTAAGACAAGCTGTCCTTGTCAGGTTGGTACAACACACATTCACTCCTCTAGCAGAGAATGTTACCCAAGAAATATAAGTAAAGCTTTAAATGTATCATTTTTAATAAGAAACTAACtatataaaaatgtacatttgtAGCCTGTATAAGTTGTGGTAGAATCTGTAGAGAAGACAAGCAGGAGTAAAATGAAATCATAAATACAACAAACTTACAGAAGCTGTCCCTTTGAAACCTTTAAATACTTATTCCTGAAATTTCATGTTTAGATTCCAGTCACCgacatttgtatttttacaaCTAATCacacagctttaaaataaaataggagttttatataaatacatttttatgtatGTGGGTATATACCTATATCTCATATTGCTGGATGCAGTATTTCAATGAAGAGTAACTTACTGCTTATTGAAGAAATATGGTTGTGTTCCTAATCTCTGGGAGAGAGCATGACAGCACTGATCTACATCTTCAAGCACCTATCAAAATACACAAGAAAGAAAGATCCATATTGTCAGGAAGTAACACCATTCCAAGAAATAACCTCCTTATTCTATTTGCACCGACAGTGGGAACAAGGAATGTAACATGTTGGAATATCAAAAGCTGTTAAAGTCAGTCAAACCTATACAGCAGGCAGGAAGCAAAGTGCTAATTAATCTAACATTTGATGTAAGGCAACTCTGATTAAGTGCTTCCCATAACATTTACAACTAAGCTTAATGAAAGGTACTGACTTAAACCCCACAACCTGCCACAATCCCACAAAGGGAGCCTATCAGCATCATACAGGAAGCAGGGCACAGAACACACAACCTATTTTCAGGACTATGGCCGAAACTAACACCGACAGAGTTGTACACTCGTAGCAAAACATCCTTCCTTGAATCCCATCAGGTTgcacataatttaaaatgtatcgCTGCTGAAGGCAAGTATCTGACCCCTGATAATGTTTAAAGTACAAAATATACATTTCACTACATCTGTTTCAGGAACATGCTACTCTCCAatgcctattaaaaaaaaaaaaaaaaaaaaaagaaaaaagaaatcaaaaggaaaacagggtAAAGAAATAAGGTTCATTTTTCATACTTACCTGTTCAAGTGTCTTTCCAGCCCATCCGATGGCTTTCATCTTTCGCCTGACTTCCCACTGCTTCTGATAGGACAAAATGCGGTTAAGAGGCCACGGGTAAGGAGAGCCATACCTTGGGTGAGTAATCTGGTTGAAAAACAGAAAGGTACTGTGTTATAAtacaagaaaatacagatacCCCTTGAACAAAACAACTGATATTTAATCATTTCTCTCAgaaaaggagctgcagaagagaaaagcagctgtgtGCATGCTGTAAGTATTTGCACAGAATCCACTGTTTGCAGCATAACTATTTAAAGCTATTATTTCAGAAACATAAACAAAACCTGTACCTATTCTGCAGTCAGCTCCCTCCAGTAATACAGCTTcccaaaaatgaaattaaagtgaAAAGACTTTATCATTAATGGTATAAAACCCCATGTTTCATTTATGAGTAGGGACTTGCAGTTGTGAGCAAAAGTGTTTTctcattaaattttaattaagatgAATGCTGCGGAACCACTCACCTCCTCTACTGTAACATCATCACACCACTGGAGATAGAGctaggaaaagaaagaacacttaCTAAAACTTCCTAATAAAAGAGAATACAGAGACAATAATTTTTCACTGGTagaatttgcttttctaaattagattaaaatttccatttcatttcttcTCGTAGACCTTTGAtgtacaaaagaaattaaaactggAAGGCAAAAGCCCAGCTGCTAGTCCTTACTTCACCAGCACCAAAACTA
The Vidua macroura isolate BioBank_ID:100142 chromosome 7, ASM2450914v1, whole genome shotgun sequence DNA segment above includes these coding regions:
- the MTX2 gene encoding metaxin-2 isoform X3, with protein sequence MCNLPVRVICRANAEYMSPSGKVPFIHVGNQVVSELGPIVQFVKAKGHSLSDGLDEVQKAEMKAYMELVNNMLLTAELYLQWCDDVTVEEITHPRYGSPYPWPLNRILSYQKQWEVRRKMKAIGWAGKTLEQVLEDVDQCCHALSQRLGTQPYFFNKHPTELDALVFGHLFTILTTQLITDELSEKVKNYSNLTAFCRRIEQQYFEGHEKDSSTIAARSSKRPLLR
- the MTX2 gene encoding metaxin-2 isoform X2; translation: MLKSQDIQAFLQMCNLPVRVICRANAEYMSPSGKVPFIHVGNQVVSELGPIVQFVKAKGHSLSDGLDEVQKAEMKAYMELVNNMLLTAELYLQWCDDVTVEEITHPRYGSPYPWPLNRILSYQKQWEVRRKMKAIGWAGKTLEQVLEDVDQCCHALSQRLGTQPYFFNKHPTELDALVFGHLFTILTTQLITDELSEKVKNYSNLTAFCRRIEQQYFEGHEKDSSTIAARSSKRPLLR
- the MTX2 gene encoding metaxin-2 isoform X1, with protein sequence MSLVAEAFVTQLAAAEPWPENAALYQQLKEEQILLSDNASSLAVQAFLQMCNLPVRVICRANAEYMSPSGKVPFIHVGNQVVSELGPIVQFVKAKGHSLSDGLDEVQKAEMKAYMELVNNMLLTAELYLQWCDDVTVEEITHPRYGSPYPWPLNRILSYQKQWEVRRKMKAIGWAGKTLEQVLEDVDQCCHALSQRLGTQPYFFNKHPTELDALVFGHLFTILTTQLITDELSEKVKNYSNLTAFCRRIEQQYFEGHEKDSSTIAARSSKRPLLR